The following proteins are co-located in the Candidatus Acidulodesulfobacterium acidiphilum genome:
- a CDS encoding HD domain-containing protein — MVEYPDIAYFLSKDLISKNSREEIYEKISITASKFIKSDIVTIFMLNEDTEKINCVNYYKDGKFIKKDLEILLGEGLIGSVIENGESLVSSNLKTDLSDIYYELEKQFTGMSSMLSVPIYAGSLVLGALNIYGKEIYEFSEEEVKIAKFIAMLGGIFIYSLTLYENANLLYLRQKDESRKISDLLEISKLVSSSLDLTSIIEYSIKRLMNYTKTDSALVYLKENNKDVNKFCYEFFNCNVTGCSNYGGSINCYNITDFSCPFVKCPPENKILQKCNACDFFKNISLKLFNAYNMDASFSGHDTLKLNDCKCLKTVSSDYPTINYYEDDSVSGSENNSPCDCFLKDISKKTFIAIPVKTDKDFLGLIFLLGKIKTEYSMETIDFTANISSIISVAVYNAQTLNYIEEEHFETISSISEAIEARDTYTRTHGDRLIDYGVMVAKELGLSHNEIKNIRYAAAMHDVGKIGIKDSILNKQGKLTDEEYEEIKKHPEIGYNMLKKIKFLSHIANDVLHHQERYDGKGYPFGLSGEDIPIASRIIAVVDTFDAMTTDRPYRKALPVETALEEIKKNSGTQFDPNVVEAFLKAVKSGGGGYPY, encoded by the coding sequence ATGGTAGAATATCCGGATATTGCTTATTTTCTTTCAAAAGACCTTATTTCTAAAAATTCCAGAGAAGAAATATACGAAAAAATTTCGATAACGGCCTCTAAATTTATAAAGAGCGATATCGTCACTATTTTTATGCTCAACGAGGATACCGAAAAAATAAACTGCGTAAATTACTACAAGGACGGAAAATTTATAAAGAAAGATTTAGAAATATTGCTCGGCGAAGGTTTAATAGGTTCGGTTATAGAGAACGGCGAATCTTTGGTCAGTTCTAATTTAAAAACGGATTTATCGGATATATATTATGAACTTGAAAAACAGTTTACTGGAATGTCGTCTATGCTCAGCGTTCCTATTTATGCAGGATCGTTAGTTTTAGGCGCTTTAAATATATACGGCAAAGAAATATATGAATTTTCGGAAGAAGAAGTAAAAATAGCCAAGTTTATCGCTATGCTGGGCGGTATTTTCATATACAGCCTGACCCTTTACGAAAACGCAAATCTTTTATACTTAAGGCAAAAAGATGAAAGCCGCAAAATATCCGATTTGTTGGAAATTTCAAAATTAGTCTCTTCGTCTTTAGACCTTACCAGTATTATCGAATACTCTATAAAAAGGCTTATGAATTATACCAAAACGGATTCAGCGCTCGTATATCTTAAAGAAAACAATAAAGATGTAAATAAATTCTGTTATGAATTTTTTAACTGCAATGTGACGGGATGTTCTAATTACGGCGGGAGTATCAACTGTTATAATATCACGGATTTCAGCTGTCCTTTCGTAAAATGCCCTCCGGAAAATAAAATACTTCAAAAATGCAACGCTTGCGATTTCTTCAAAAATATTTCATTAAAATTATTTAACGCTTACAATATGGATGCTTCGTTTTCCGGCCACGATACGTTGAAATTAAACGATTGTAAATGTTTAAAAACCGTAAGTTCCGATTATCCGACTATAAATTATTATGAAGACGATTCCGTTTCAGGAAGCGAAAACAATTCGCCGTGCGATTGTTTTTTGAAAGATATTTCTAAAAAAACTTTTATAGCTATTCCCGTTAAGACCGACAAAGATTTTCTCGGTCTTATTTTTCTTTTAGGAAAAATAAAAACGGAATATTCAATGGAAACTATCGATTTTACAGCAAATATTTCAAGCATAATTTCAGTAGCGGTTTATAACGCGCAAACGCTTAACTATATCGAAGAAGAACATTTTGAAACTATAAGCTCTATATCCGAAGCTATAGAAGCAAGAGATACATATACGAGAACTCACGGCGACCGGCTTATAGATTACGGCGTTATGGTTGCTAAGGAACTTGGGCTAAGCCATAACGAAATTAAAAATATAAGATATGCGGCGGCAATGCACGACGTAGGAAAGATAGGCATAAAAGATTCAATATTAAACAAGCAGGGCAAACTTACGGACGAAGAATACGAAGAGATTAAAAAACATCCGGAAATAGGCTATAATATGCTAAAAAAAATAAAGTTTTTAAGCCATATAGCAAACGACGTTCTTCACCATCAGGAAAGATACGACGGAAAAGGCTATCCATTCGGTCTTTCCGGCGAAGATATCCCTATAGCCTCAAGAATTATAGCGGTAGTGGATACTTTCGACGCAATGACGACCGACAGGCCATACAGAAAAGCTCTTCCGGTTGAAACGGCGCTGGAAGAAATTAAAAAAAATTCCGGAACGCAATTCGACCCGAATGTAGTCGAGG